From Desulfovibrio gilichinskyi:
GTTTAGTCCTAGATATTTGCGATCAAGCGAAATTTGAAAATATGGATTGTCTTCACGAAGGCTGAAAGTAACCGGATCACCTTTAGCCAGCTTGCCGGGAACAATCTGGTAAATGCCATGGGGCATGGAGTCGGTGAAATTAACACGGTAGCCAGCCTTGTGAATCAGGAAAATAATTGCCACGGTATGGCAGAAGAAAAGAGTCAGGACGAGACTTTTCAAGCTGCGTCCTTCTGGATGTTTTTGGTCCAGTAAGTTTTGCGCCAGCCGCGTTTTGCGGTTTCACTGTTGAGATTCAGGTGGCACTTTGAGTCAATGGACTCAATCTCAAAATCACTCAGCGAGTTAAGCCAGCTTTCAAAATCTTGATTTTGTAGATCCTGTTCGGCTTTCTCCATTTTCTGCTTTTCAATGTTTTTCAGCTCAGCACGGGTTTTGTCGGCCTTCTTTGCATTTGCTAGAGCTTGCTCATTTGGAGTTAAAAACCCGGTAGGTCTGCGCCATGTTCCCTTTGATCTCAGAGTTGCGAATAGATAATTGCAGATTCCTTTACGGGCTTCCGGGAAGGTTCCATTTTCTAGTTCCCAGCGTGCTGCGTGCAAAGATTCTTCGATGTCGAGGATTGTTTCACCGAATGAAAGCCGGTGTTCGACGATCTGGCGGATCTGATCAGGACCGAATCTTTTTTCGTAGAGCCGGGGCCAGAGAATTTGGAAGTCATCAGTGCTGATTGATAATAACCGGCGCGCCCAGCGTTCCTCTTCAGATTCTTCAGAGTTAGATAGATTTTTTATCTGTCTATCTAATAAGAGGGTATCCTGATACCGATCACCTTTGGTATCAAATGAGTTCTTTGAATTTGTGTTAAAGCTTGAAAGGCAAGGGATAACAGGCTGTTTTGAACATGATCCGGCATTGGTAACATGATACCGATCACCTTTGGTATCAAGATCGGTATCATTACGGTCATGATACCAGTCACCTGTGGTAACACTCGCCTGATACCGATCAGCATTGGTATCAGGTTGCGGTGGAAATGCTTTCAGGAGTTCCTGAATACGAGCAAAAGGTTCATGGTTAAGTTGCAGAATAATACCAAAGCGGGGGCCGCGATTGTGAATATTTTTAGAGTATATTCCAGTGTCATGGCCGTGTTTGATCACCCTGCGAACTGTGACTTCACTGCAAGCAGCTTCTCTGGCAATAGACTGAATTACAAGACTTATTTCGTTTTGTGCAGCTTGTTTTGAGCATGAGCAGATGATACCGAACACTCGTTTTCCCTGATCGGATAAACGAGAAAATAAAGCATCAGCTTTATCTGATGAATTCAGCATAGCCTGCGCAGCAGTGTTAATTATTGAGCTTTGGCTCTGCCTGTTACCAAAGTCTGTTTGATACCGATCAGCATTGGTAACATTTGGACTTTGATACCAATCATGATTGGTATCAGTCAGTAACCCGTATTCATGTTTAAACAGGCTTATAAAGTATTCACAGCGTTCCTTGTAAAGAATGATTACAGACCCGTGTCTACGGCCAGAATGATTGATTTCTCTATTAAAAAGTCCAGCTTTTTCACCTTTGGGTATAGTCCGCAATACACTTAGTTTACTGCATTTTGCTGTGTGCTGAAGACTGGATATGACAAGAGAATACGGCTCATCCATTGCTGGAGCAGATTTAATAAGTGCAGCAAGTATCCTCCTGCCGGTTCCGGAGAGGGTATTATAAAAGGTGGTAATGTCACGGCGCATAAGCCTTTTCAAGTGATCGGTATCAGCATCTTTTTGATGCCGATCATAATTGGTATCAGAACCATTTGGTGGATAATATTCTTGTGCCGTTGAAGTCATGTCTCTGAGTCCTAAGAAGAAGATTCAGTTAAAAGCTAAAGAAGATCGAATTGGAGATAGTTAGCTATCTTGAGTTACCTGAATGCCATCTCAAGTCCGATAAGTTGTTTTTCGTTTCCTAAATTTTTATAGTAATTATCAATAACTACGGACATGAAATAGGTTGCATATGTCCGAGTGTGCATGAATTCAGAATAAATAGAAGATTTGTAAAGGTTTTGTGGTGGCAAGTGTAGGTGGACAGCCAAGATGAGAAACTAAGAAAGACGGGGTTTCAATAGGACATATATAGGACGAATATAGGTATAATGCGGGGTTTAGGATGAGACGAATTAAATTTTAGGGCATTTAGTCAAAATGAGAAAATTGACTAAATGCCCTTTGTTTTGGACATTCAAAATGAGAAAAAAAATTAGGGCAAATGATTAATCTTCTTTTAAGGCTAGGGTTGACCAATAAAAGTTTTTATACTGCCCTAAATATGAAGGGTTAAGTGTTAATTTCAAATTTTCTTTAACTGTATCTAAGGACACCATATTATTTGTTTTTAAGTCCTCTTCATTACTTTTAGTAATTTCGAATGTATATTTTAGTGGAGAATATTTTATTTTACGACCCAAAGCTGTAATATGCAAATCCAGCTCATACTTTCCAACATTCCAAATAAACATATCCGACACAAGATCCTCTAAATTAGACCATTCAGGCATATTCTTAATATTTATATCAAAGTCTTCAATAAATTTACTGTTATTCCTTTGAGCTCTTGCAAATTTATCAAAGAAAGGCTGTATGGTTTCTTCACTTTTTTTAAGAATATCTTCGCCCAAAAATTCTAATGATTGAACCTGTGTAAAATTCAAGGGTAAATGTAACATTAAAGCCTCTGAAGAAGACCTTTTTACAGTTACTCCTCCTAAACTGTGAGTAGTACTATCTTCAACCCCATTAGAAATCGTCGACCATTCAAATATAGATTCTTGTTTGTTTTCATGTTTTACAATAGCTTTCACATTTACAATTGTAGTAGGGTTTTTTTCACTCAACAATGCAGTATTTATTTTTATAGTTGGCCCATAAAGACAATGCCCAACTGTTATTTTTTTAGCACGCAATGTTAATTGCGGCTTTGCTAAATACTCCTGATATAATCTTATTCCCTGAGGAATCCAAGCCCCTGCACCGATGCATGCAAGATAAAAAGTGGGACTTAATAAAAATTTTTCATCCATATATTCCTCCAAAAGGCATTGCTTATTCTAAAAATTAAATTCCAATCACACACATGAGTATTGCATAGTCTATTGTAATAGCTATAATTAAACGGGCAAATGTAAAAGTTTACCTTTGCCCGTTATCTTTTTATTTATCCAACATTTCGATGGGCTTCATTGGGCTTATCTTCGTCTGGAGTGGCTCTTGCCTTCATTCGTTCCAGTTCTACCCGCAAATTTCCGTTTTCTTTAAGCAGCTCTCGGTTTTCCTCATACAAAGTACGTATTAAAGCTCGCTCTGCTTTCAACTCTTCTTCGAGTTGTTCACATTGAATGCAACCGTCAAAAAAGGTTTGTCCGTCTTCAATTACTACCTGATGAGATGTTTTACTTTTCAAGTAATCTTCATGCCTTGAATCATAGAACATTGGTCCTTCTCCCAGAAGCAACCAATCAAAGGAAACGTTGAATTCTTTGGCTATTGTGACGATTACATCTGCATTAGGAGTCCTCTCACTTCTTTCGTAATTGCCCAAAGTATTCTGAGCAACACCAATCGTGCTAGAAAACTCTTTTTGAGAGATTTTACCCCTCACTTTCTTAATTCTATCGCCAATACTCATAAGAGTTAAAGTTTCTAGTGTTAAGTTTAACATAAACATTAACACCCAGAGCAATTATATAACCTATTGATAATAATGTAATTAATACAGAATATCACAAAATTAAACTTTAACGCAATTTTGGGGTTAAAAAGAACTCATGGGCGGCACATAATTCAGTCACACACAACACTAGATTAGCACCCCCTAATGTGAACGGTCAACGATACAGTTTGGACGGTAAAAAGGAGCAGGAAAGACGGTGAAAAAAGTGCAGCAGTTTACACTTTTTCATGAAGAGAATCAGGAAATGGAATATCAGAAAATGGCCGCTACTTTAGCCAGTCTGATGCCCATGATCCGCTCTGCTATGAACAGAACCGCCGAAAACCACGACCTATCCCGCGATCTAATTGCTGATCGTATGACCGACATTTCTCGATCCTCCGGGGTTAAGTTGAGCC
This genomic window contains:
- a CDS encoding helix-turn-helix domain-containing protein, whose amino-acid sequence is MLNLTLETLTLMSIGDRIKKVRGKISQKEFSSTIGVAQNTLGNYERSERTPNADVIVTIAKEFNVSFDWLLLGEGPMFYDSRHEDYLKSKTSHQVVIEDGQTFFDGCIQCEQLEEELKAERALIRTLYEENRELLKENGNLRVELERMKARATPDEDKPNEAHRNVG